Proteins found in one Salvia splendens isolate huo1 chromosome 10, SspV2, whole genome shotgun sequence genomic segment:
- the LOC121751304 gene encoding uncharacterized protein LOC121751304, with amino-acid sequence MTEKFIKERRRRKSYQLSQKLRQEIRYQFLIRELIQKSFKRLKGKRRINKYPILEKGDLARRIGLKQGKRTNINGVQNCVVTPQAGVNKEGCINVEEIVKSAMADYMEGGGDDAADEFYSEASGTKSIPILDNKLISKDETNDNELDVEAIVQSAVEAYMECDDADEDFVTPFAKKSEPKLGKELVVYTNEQLHDNQQKLKMNIRPKADLRCSNALRSPFLERAVTVSCKLTPDERVMYYWLLTMDLAK; translated from the exons ATGACGGAAAAG TTTATCAAAGAACGACGTCGAAGAAAAAGCTACCAATTATCCCAAAAGCTCCGACAGGAAATACGATACCAATTTCTG ATACGGGAACTCATACAAAAATCATTCAAGCGTCTAAAGGGAAAGAGACGGATAAACAAGTATCCAATTCTGGAAAAG GGTGATCTCGCAAGAAGAATCGGTTTGAAACAAGGAAAAAGAACTAACATAAATGGAGTACAGAATTGTGTTGTTACACCACAGGCCGGAGTAAACAAG GAAGGATGTATCAATGTGGAAGAGATTGTAAAATCAGCCATGGCCGACTACATGGAAGGCGGTGGAGATGATGCTGCTGATGAATTTTATTCGGAAGCTTCGGGAACGAAATCAATACCAATTTTGGATAATAAGCTTATAAGCAAGGATGAAACTAAT GATAATGAACTCGATGTGGAAGCCATTGTACAGTCTGCAGTGGAAGCGTACATGGAATGTGATGATGCTGATGAGGATTTTGTCACACCTTTCGCTAAAAAGTCAGAACCAAAACTGGGCAAAGAATTGGTCGTCTATACAAACGAACAA CTACATGACAACCAGCAAAAATTGAAGATGAACATTCGCCCTAAGGCAGACTTGAGATGTTCTAATGCATTGCGTTCACCATTTCTTGAGAGAGCAGTTACAGTGTCATGCAAGCTTACTCCAGATGAACGAGTTATGTATTACTGGTTGCTGACTATGGATCTCGCCAAATGA
- the LOC121750276 gene encoding pentatricopeptide repeat-containing protein At3g53170-like, which translates to MGINYISPTVNRHNCLPAAMDLRLLNPCKLRLSCCTVTSCSKHTSDSDINSPLQNLQIRKLSKKELSRVLRKESAIQSVERKANSSKYNNLWPKSVLEALNDAIKQNRWESALKIFNLLRRQQWYEARCQTYTKLLVMLGKCKQPNQAFLLFETMLSDGLKPTVDVYTALVSAYALNGLLDKAFCVIDEMKSVRDCKPDAFTYSTLIKSCIKLHHFDLIELILKEMVHSGIKCTVVTYNILIDGYGKAKHFELMESSLTNMIHSGDCLPDIFTFNSVIGAYGGCGRIKEMEHWFDEFQLMGLKPDIVTYNILIKSYGNSGLYPKMASVLDFMEKRFFSPTIVTYNITIDTFGKAGNIKKMEEIFLKMKHQGLKPNSVTYSSLVSAYCKAGLLGKIESIIKQVVNSDVVLDTTFFNCIIHAYGNAGDIESMMQFFDAMEANGCKPDNITFSTIIQACRSQGMIDTAQK; encoded by the exons ATGGGTATTAATTATATCTCTCCAACTGTCAACCGCCACAATTGTTTACCAGCGGCGATGGATCTCCGCCTCCTTAATCCATGCAAACTTCGTCTCTCCTGTTGCACAGTGACTTCATGCTCTAAGCATACCTCGGATTCCGACATCAATTCTCCGCTGCAGAACCTCCAAATTCGTAAGCTTTCGAAGAAGGAACTTTCACGAGTCTTGAGGAAGGAATCCGCCATTCAGTCCGTCGAGAGAAAAGCAAACTCTTCGAAGTATAACAATCTTTGGCCCAAGTCTGTTTTGGAAGCTTTAAATGATGCAATTAAGCAAAACCGCTGGGAGTCTGCCCTTAAG ATATTTAATCTTCTACGTCGGCAACAGTGGTATGAGGCACGGTGTCAGACATATACAAAGCTATTAGTGATGCTTGGTAAATGCAAGCAGCCAAATCAGGCTTTCTTGCTTTTCGAGACGATGCTGTCTGATGGCCTAAAGCCTACCGTTGATGTGTACACTGCCCTGGTGAGTGCCTATGCCCTCAATGGCCTCTTAGACAAGGCATTTTGTGTTATTGATGAGATGAAATCGGTCCGTGATTGCAAACCGGATGCTTTCACTTACTCTACTCTCATCAAAAGCTGCATTAAGCTTCAccattttgatttaattgagcTTATTCTGAAGGAAATGGTGCATTCAGGAATTAAATGTACTGTTGTGACCTATAATATCCTTATCGACGGATATGGAAAAGCTAAACATTTTGAACTAATGGAGAGCTCATTGACTAATATGATTCATAGTGGAGATTGTCTTCCAGATATTTTTACGTTCAATTCTGTAATTGGGGCTTACGGTGGATGTGGAAGGATCAAGGAAATGGAGCATTGGTTTGACGAATTTCAGCTGATGGGATTAAAGCCTGACATAGTGACATATAACATCTTGATAAAGTCCTACGGTAATTCTGGTTTATACCCGAAGATGGCATCTGTGTTAGATTTTATGGAGAAGAGATTCTTTTCTCCTACAATAGTAACCTATAACATAACAATTGATACATTTGGAAAGGCTGGAAATATAAAGAAGATGGAAGAAATTTTTCTGAAGATGAAACATCAAGGTCTGAAACCTAATTCAGTTACATACAGTTCTCTTGTCAGTGCGTACTGTAAAGCAGGGCTTTTGGGAAAGATTGAGTCTATTATAAAGCAAGTAGTGAATTCGGATGTTGTACTGGATACGACATTCTTCAACTGTATCATCCATGCTTACGGAAATGCTGGTGATATCGAAAGTATGATGCAGTTTTTCGATGCAATGGAGGCGAATGGCTGCAAACCTGATAATATAACATTCAGTACAATCATCCAGGCCTGTCGCTCACAAGGAATGATTGATACTGCTCAGAAATGA